The following proteins are co-located in the Chloroflexota bacterium genome:
- a CDS encoding DNA primase, protein MSVVDEIKLKIDVVDFIGQYTELKKAGRNFKALCPFHNEKTPSFIVFPDQGTWHCFGSCATGGDVFTFLMKKENLDFGEALRRLAQRAGVELVRESPGESDERKRLREILATAAAHYHHLLKNNPAAQHARDYLAKRFIKPETIDAFQLGYALNEWQGLESFLTGKGFAVHDLEAAGLSIKGERGTTYDRFRGRLMFPIRNRNGEVTGFGARTLSGEEPKYLNSPQTALFDKSSTLYGLDLAKDAIRAQNLAVIVEGYMDVIGAHQGGFKNVVASLGTALTQKQLELLKRLTKRYALALDPDAAGEEATKRGLQVAREALDRKTVPVPLGAGLVGFEERLEAELLVISLPAGQDPDELIHDAPDRWQNLVEHAEPLVDFFLHALTRDLDLKLARDKSIAVKRLAPVVREVGDAVQRAHYTQQLARLVGVSEQVVAQEIGHTKRAARATPPPSETPVYAPAPVSKLEEYLLTLALRTPEHLSHIAFLDPEDFDDAAGRAMYLALIDFAVANDFFERESFRASLDESLQPYYDQLTQRGDPLPELNAADAARELERTAYRLRLQHDKTELAQLEVMLRDQDDEHTTEDEQLLRERVDFLRKRLTDGQKALSARTLLKPNPFYAAGMI, encoded by the coding sequence ATGTCGGTTGTTGATGAAATCAAATTAAAGATTGACGTTGTAGATTTCATCGGACAGTACACCGAGTTAAAAAAAGCAGGGCGCAATTTCAAGGCGCTCTGTCCTTTTCACAACGAGAAAACTCCTTCGTTCATCGTTTTTCCCGATCAAGGCACGTGGCATTGCTTTGGCTCGTGCGCGACAGGCGGCGATGTATTCACCTTCTTGATGAAGAAGGAGAACCTGGATTTCGGCGAGGCGCTGCGCCGGCTCGCGCAACGCGCCGGCGTCGAACTCGTGCGCGAGTCGCCCGGCGAAAGCGACGAACGCAAACGCCTGCGCGAGATTCTCGCCACGGCGGCGGCACATTACCATCACTTGCTCAAAAATAATCCGGCGGCGCAACACGCGCGCGACTATCTCGCAAAACGTTTCATCAAACCGGAAACGATTGACGCGTTTCAACTCGGCTATGCGTTGAACGAGTGGCAAGGTCTCGAATCGTTTCTCACCGGCAAAGGATTTGCGGTTCACGATCTCGAAGCCGCGGGCTTGAGCATCAAAGGCGAACGCGGCACGACTTATGATCGCTTTCGCGGACGCTTGATGTTTCCGATTCGCAATCGCAACGGCGAAGTGACCGGGTTTGGCGCGCGCACGTTGAGCGGCGAAGAACCCAAGTATCTCAACTCGCCGCAGACCGCGCTGTTCGACAAGAGCAGTACGCTCTACGGACTCGATCTCGCCAAGGACGCGATTCGCGCGCAGAACCTCGCGGTCATCGTCGAAGGATACATGGACGTGATCGGCGCGCACCAGGGCGGATTCAAGAACGTCGTCGCGTCGCTCGGCACTGCGCTCACGCAAAAGCAACTCGAACTGCTCAAGCGATTGACGAAACGATATGCGCTCGCGCTCGATCCGGATGCGGCAGGCGAAGAAGCGACCAAGCGCGGTCTCCAAGTTGCCCGCGAAGCGTTAGACCGCAAGACTGTCCCAGTTCCACTTGGCGCGGGCTTGGTTGGTTTTGAGGAGCGCCTCGAAGCGGAATTGCTCGTGATTTCGTTGCCAGCGGGACAAGACCCCGACGAGTTGATTCACGACGCGCCGGACCGATGGCAAAACCTGGTCGAGCACGCCGAGCCGCTCGTAGATTTTTTTCTGCACGCGTTGACGCGTGATCTCGATCTGAAACTCGCGCGCGACAAATCCATCGCGGTCAAACGCCTTGCGCCGGTCGTCCGCGAAGTGGGCGACGCGGTGCAGCGCGCGCATTACACGCAACAACTCGCGCGGCTCGTCGGCGTGTCCGAGCAGGTCGTCGCGCAAGAGATCGGGCACACGAAACGCGCCGCCCGCGCCACGCCGCCGCCGAGCGAAACGCCGGTTTATGCGCCAGCGCCGGTTTCAAAACTCGAAGAGTATTTGTTGACGCTCGCGTTGCGGACGCCGGAGCATTTATCGCATATCGCGTTTCTCGACCCGGAAGATTTCGACGACGCGGCGGGACGCGCGATGTATCTCGCGCTGATTGATTTTGCCGTCGCGAACGATTTCTTTGAACGCGAATCCTTTCGCGCTTCGCTCGACGAATCGCTCCAACCGTATTATGATCAATTGACGCAGCGCGGCGACCCATTGCCGGAATTGAACGCGGCGGATGCGGCACGCGAATTGGAACGCACCGCGTACCGCTTGCGTTTACAACACGACAAAACCGAACTCGCGCAACTCGAAGTGATGTTACGCGATCAGGACGACGAACATACGACTGAAGATGAACAACTCTTACGCGAGCGCGTGGATTTTTTACGCAAACGCTTGACCGATGGACAGAAAGCTTTGAGCGCACGTACGTTACTCAAACCCAACCCGTTTTACGCGGCAGGAATGATCTAG